In the Candidatus Bathyarchaeota archaeon genome, one interval contains:
- a CDS encoding TATA-box-binding protein → MGSCLSENIVNIENVVASAFLDQRLDLSAIVRLFPNVEYKPEQFPGLVYRLKKPKTATLIFASGKLVCTGAKSESEARKAVLKVIDDLRKNGLMSTSNVNIQIQNIVASAELNGTIDLEKSIYALERTMYEPEQFPGLIYRMDNPKVVMLLFASGKLVCTGAKKESEVAEAVNRLRKILEERKLIKYRS, encoded by the coding sequence ATGGGGAGTTGTTTGTCGGAAAATATTGTAAATATAGAGAATGTTGTTGCTTCAGCTTTTTTAGATCAAAGGCTTGATTTAAGCGCTATAGTTAGGCTTTTTCCTAACGTTGAATATAAACCTGAGCAATTTCCAGGGTTAGTTTATAGACTAAAAAAACCTAAAACAGCAACCTTAATTTTCGCTAGTGGAAAATTAGTTTGCACAGGTGCAAAATCTGAAAGTGAAGCTAGAAAAGCTGTATTAAAAGTTATAGATGACCTTAGAAAAAACGGGTTAATGAGCACTAGCAATGTTAATATTCAAATTCAAAATATTGTTGCTTCAGCTGAATTAAATGGAACAATAGATTTAGAGAAATCTATATATGCTCTTGAAAGAACAATGTATGAACCTGAGCAATTTCCAGGGTTAATCTACAGAATGGATAACCCTAAGGTTGTTATGCTGCTCTTCGCTAGTGGAAAATTAGTTTGTACAGGCGCAAAAAAAGAATCAGAAGTTGCTGAAGCAGTAAATAGGCTTCGAAAAATTCTTGAGGAGAGAAAGCTTATAAAGTATCGCAGTTAA